One genomic region from Cryptococcus deuterogattii R265 chromosome 7, complete sequence encodes:
- a CDS encoding endonuclease III — protein MSRRPNLRSTKSVLNNRVAIITTDAVKEEPPSPKLTYTSLRRSTRSSATVEGPASPVRNSKLNIAKYEYKEATPSSRKRQRIDDIVKEEEVETKTSRIKSPAKKPLPQVALAKPHSAPAKWEEQYHLIEKMRRGFVAPVDEMGCERPRTNAEGDPKTFRFHILISLMLSSQTKDAVTSAAVTSLHTSLPGGLTAASLATAPLETIQECINKVGFWRRKAEYIQEAAKTLLEQEGDEKGDVPKTVEGLCKLKGVGPKMAFLALQCAWDINAGIGVDVHVHRITNRLKWHRPPTSTPEQTRLNLQSWLPPHLHKPINPLMVGFGQVICLPVGPRCDICLLGQKEICPSRIKGANSKGRKEVVYSFKEEGDEVAVGQWRWGQAKGVESEAKVEIGYEEGLENIKDEESESSIKVEQMIEEPEMRRPDEVLEILDQVDGPTDIGAEPVIKTENVDW, from the exons ATGTCAAGAAGGCCAAATCTCCGCTCAACAAAGTCAGTGCTCAACAATAGGGTTGCTATCATCACAACCGATGcagtcaaggaagaaccACCAAGCCCCAAGCTCACGTACACTTCCCTCCGTCGATCGACCAGATCAAGCGCTACGGTCGAAGGACCAGCGTCGCCTGTCAGGAACAGCAAATTAAACATCGCCAAATACGAATACAAGGAGGCGACACCTTCTTCTAGAAAGCGCCAGAGGATTGATGATAttgtcaaggaggaagaggttgaaacAAAGACAAGTCGGATAAAGTCCCCGGCAAAAAAACCATTGCCGCAGGTAGCACTTGCAAAGCCCCATTCGGCCCCCGCAAAATGGGAAGAACAGTACCATTTAattgagaagatgaggcgAGGCTTTGTTGCTCCTGTTGATGAGAT GGGCTGCGAACGGCCGAGAACAAATGCCGAGGGAGATCCAAAG ACTTTTCGTTTCCATATCCTTATATCTCTCATGCTCTCCTCTCAAACAAAAGATGCTGTGACATCAGCAGCCGTCACCTCTCTTCACACCTCTCTGCCCGGTGGTCTTACTGCCGCCTCTCTCGCCACTGCGCCATTGGAAACCATCCAGGAATGTATCAATAAGGTTGGATTCTGGCGGCGAAAGGCAGAGTACATCCAAGAGGCTGCAAAAACGCTTTTggagcaagaaggagatgagaaaggagatgTGCCAAAAACGGTTGAAGGTTTGTGCAAATTGAAAGGTGTAGGACCTAAAATGGCTTTTTTGGCTTTGCAATGTGCTTGGGATAT CAACGCTGGAATCGGAGTTGATGTCCACGTCCACCGCATCACAAATCGTCTCAAATGGCACCGCCCACCTACATCCACCCCAGAACAAACCCGACTCAATCTTCAATCATGGCTTCCCCCCCATTTACATAAACCTATTAACCCCTTGATGGTCGGTTTTGGTCAAGTGATCTGCCTCCCTGTTGGGCCTAGGTGCGATATCTGCCTGTTAGGGCAGAAAGAGATATGTCCAAGTCGAATAAAGGGGGCAAATAGTaaagggagaaaagaggtggTGTATAGCTTtaaagaagagggggatgAGGTTGCGGTCGGGCAATGGCGGTGGGGCCAAGCAAAGGGAGTTGAGAGTGAGGCTAAGGTTGAGATTGGGTATGAGGAAGGGCTGGAAAACATCAAAGATGAGGAATCAGAGAGTTCGATCAAGGTGGAGCAGATGATTGAGGAGCCTGAGATGAGACGGCCTGATGAAGTGTTAGAGATCTTGGATCAGGTGGATGGCCCCACTGATATCGGTGCAGAGCCTGTCATAAAGACTGAAAATGTGGATTGGTAA
- a CDS encoding ATP-dependent RNA helicase ROK1 — protein sequence MASAFSLLTAGGAKFDKARFKDDFQLFEAKKRKDRKGKSKQVDIVAAGSALPSSLDFFGDHPHSQHKPQPESESESDSESDSGSSSTSIPAPPPQKITLTGSEPLPKSLHTNLPSLVNHESHSLTSAEGGPLLSALSQANIHSLWGVQCAVGGCLLEDRDTLCVAPTGSGKTLSYVLPTIVKLRDPARKLKGTEEGKGVRALVVVPTHDLAVQIQGVIKAVTRGRHWRSMVLTKATEKAVWESAPGEAVKAGEDSDSEMKDGEDSGEEEEDEDDNESTGSVNEFAPKVSGNPEGLGIDVLIATPERLHHLIDSRRISLAQTKYVILDESDRLLSSDFLPQVEPILSACTNPTVQKCFLSATMPAGAEALAKKWLKDGGVRVVVGVKDSAVTTVDQSLLYTGSESGKLLALRNLISSGQLPYPSLIFVQSIERAEELYKTLVLDGIKVDAVHGGKAKTKRDEAIEDFRMGTVWMLVVTEVLARGMDFRGVKVVINYDFPQTVPSYIHRIGRTGRAGRPGKAITFFNIEDGPYLRTIANVLRSSGCPVPEYMLDMKKPTKNEKKKLAKAPPKRKAVGGGGRDLNREAGKKKKQMVEASKKRKMLGKGGREEEKEKKDDEE from the exons ATGGCGTCTGCATTCAGCTTGCTCAcagcaggaggagcaaaGTTCGATAAGGCTAGGTTCAAGGACGATTTCCAGCTCTTTGAAGCA AAGAAGCGCAAGGATCGTaagggcaagagcaagCAGGTGGACATTGTGGCCGCAGGATCAGCTCTTCCCAGCTCATTAGACTTCTTTGGAGACCACCCCCACTCTCAGCACAAGCCACAGCCAGAGTCCGAGTCCGAGTCAGACTCCGAATCCGACTCTggttcctcctcaacctctaTACCtgcacctcctccccaaaAGATCACCCTCACTGGATCCGAACCACTTCCCAAATCTCTTCACACCAACCTGCCATCATTAGTCAATCATGAATCTCACTCACTTACATCTGCCGAAGGAGGCCCACTTCTCTCTGCGCtctctcaagcaaacatTCACTCACTTTGGGGTGTACAGTGCGCAGTCGGGGGATGTTTGTTGGAAGACAGAGATACTCTCTGTGTCGCTCCCACTGGTTCTGGAAAGACACTGTCTTATGTGCTTCCTACTATCGTCAAGCTGCGTGATCCCGCAAGGAAACTCAAAGGCAccgaagaaggcaaaggtgTAAGAGCATTGGTTGTGGTGCCCACTCACGATTTGGCGGTTCAGATCCAGGGTGTCATTAAGGCGGTAACCAGGGGCAGGCATTGGAGGTCCATGGTCCTTACAAAAGCTACCGAGAAGGCGGTCTGGGAAAGTGCCCCAGGGGAGGCTGTTAAGGCGGGCGAGGATAGTGACAgtgagatgaaggatggagaggacagtggagaggaggaagaagacgaagacgacAATGAATCTACTGGCTCTGTGAATGAGTTTGCGCCCAAAGTCTCTGGTAATCCTGAAGGACTTGGTATCGACGTGCTCATCGCTACACCAGAGCGtcttcaccatctcatCGATTCTCGACGAATTTCCCTTGCCCA AACCAAATACGTCATCCTCGATGAATCAGACcgtcttctctcatctgATTTCCTGCCCCAAGTCGAGCCCATCCTCTCAGCATGCACCAACCCTACCGTCCAGAAATGCTTCTTGTCCGCCACCATGCCTGCAGGCGCCGAAGCCCTCGCCAAAAAATggttgaaggatggtggCGTTCGAGTGGTCGTCGGTGTGAAAGACTCTGCAGTTACCACTGTCGACCAATCCCTTCTCTACACAGGCTCTGAATCCGGCAAACTCCTCGCCCTTCGAAACCTCATTTCCTCCGGTCAGCTTCCATACCCTTCActcatcttcgtccagTCTATCGAGCGAGCAGAAGAGCTTTATAAGACGTTGGTATTGGATGGGATCAAGGTGGATGCTGTGCATGGTGGTAAAGCAAAAAcgaagagggatgaggCGATCGAGGACTTTAGGATGGGCACCGTCTGGATGCTGGTCGTCACCGAAGTTTTGGCGCGAGGAATGGACTTTAGAGGTGTCAAGGTTGTCATCAATTACG ACTTCCCCCAGACTGTCCCGAGTTATATCCACCGAATAGGTCGTACCGGTCGAGCCGGTCGTCCAGGAAAAGCTATCacattcttcaacatcgAAGATGGTCCTTACCTTCGTACCATCGCCAACGTCCTCCGCTCTTCTGGGTGCCCAGTTCCAGAGTACATGCTGGATATGAAGAAGCCTACCAagaacgagaagaagaagctcgcCAAGGCCCCgccgaagaggaaggctgttggtggaggtggaagggaCTTGAATAGGGAAgcagggaagaagaagaagcagatggTTGAGGCTAgtaagaagaggaagatgttggggaaaggaggaagggaggaggaaaaggagaagaaggatgatgaggagtaG
- a CDS encoding DNA polymerase epsilon p12 subunit has product MQVEYESSPAVEQPSFEEGVSFRPGSSTQAGGVESEEEQDEEDVEAGQGSGAKKPARKRIIKQRQSLAEKQPGTTMFPVTRVKKIVKADRDIDIMSSEAVFMVSVAAEYFIKHFMEEGYTKARLEKRKLINYRDMANVVARSEEFDFLKDVIPTPMPLSEAIEKRKRKVAAEENLDEDAPASSHLNDEDLPPLVPSTNPAFPNAIVKKPSNTHAKGASAKVKSDAPASEKDESRSVAPNAQGTRKSARRSTMGAEDDADKSYLSELRGEGGDEEAITSDGDEKMDEE; this is encoded by the exons ATGCAAGTAGAATACGAGTCATCTCCCGCCGTGGAGCAGCCGTCTTTTGAAGAGGGCGTGTCTTTTCGGCCGGGCAGCAGTACACAGGCTGGCGGTGTTGAgtcggaagaggagcaggatgaagaggatgttgaaGCTGGTCAAG GTTCAGGTGCTAAAAAACCGGCTCGCAAGAGGATAATCAAGCAGCGCCAGTCGCTCGCTGAAAAGCAGCCTGGCACGACCATGTTCCCCGTCACCCGagtcaagaagattgttAAAGCTGATAGGGATATTGATATCATGAGTAGCGAGGCCGTTTTCATGGTTTCTGTTGCTGCC GAGTATTTCATTAAACACTTTATGGAGGAGGGTTATACCAAGGCGAGATTAGAGAAGCGAAAGTTGATAAATTATCGGGATATGG CCAATGTGGTCGCTCGTTCTGAGGAGTTTGACTTTTTAAAAG ACGTGATCCCTACGCCGATGCCTCTTTCAGAAGCTATAGAAAAAcggaagagaaaggttgCCGCGGAGGAAAATCTTGACGAGGACGCTCCCGCTTCATCCCATCTCAACGATGAggatcttcctcccttAGTACCATCTACAAACCCTGCATTCCCTAACGCTATTGTTAAGAAGCCTTCCAATACCCACGCTAAGGGAGCTTCAGCGAAAGTGAAATCGGATGCACCAGCATCTGAAAAGGACGAGTCTCGGTCAGTCGCCCCTAATGCTCAAGGCACTAGAAAATCTGCTAGACGGAGTACGATGGGtgctgaagatgatgcgGATAAGTCGTATCTTAGTGAACTACGCGGTGAAGGTGGGGACGAGGAGGCGATTACGAGCGACGgtgatgagaagatggacGAAGAATAA
- a CDS encoding adenylate cyclase: MPVFRRSASSHSTSEASTPPSITNVSDGSPASTKSVTRQGRSRSHGEKGSPASTFSSRFGISRHLSHHSPQLHEREQGEVPSPSTSASRDIPVSLGPEFGSSEAGYASNFGQESAGEQQLVPETGPSSPRTGRSSRQPSVQATEPSSEDETTPPEKRRVSPLMKRLGEEPPFMLPHPSCSDSTYQAYPGVVIGAFAGGGPDTLFGKLEGTMDDILDPNAANQGSRGSQTPAGANIAPWLTDDGPPSRSENSSPMYPAMHGKPVKGPAAALREKDLRKHSTVLNHFASVPSLPKIRRHVTAETATPNQTPRGSTHSQSTLASSSASVNNENHESRAASDDSIQTTLTQKVRRHSPGELGHSSVVPPPSKGTRPGRFGSTASTVSGSGSIGEKKKSLLGGFLKRKTNPHLSLNPISHDFAGSEHRGSTGSIPLSASSSKLSSGSLSSLPSKSPSFTSSPEAFSRSFLPANYVHEGAVSPLQEINESPFHLDMNLDDMEGIIDPAKAGLPSTVAYRPSASSEITTDSSASESMRLDEALNQTSSFGTSVSGASQGSDGTKMPGRIVLGEAERLSAPFNEMDPFQQHHRESASTTGSDGKHFTPPSPHTLSPKHHLPPTSANQPRRPSALRNVETGQVAESPQLPHSEGSIQPISPSWALRSGMTVFNDPFSSSRQRQEQTPNTASLSSSTATYPSAVAGPGPSTSRFLATAAPATASAAWAAPESWGVEGDEAPAEETSSSDEDDWAGVDVEEVASASPTSETLPSPTASPTASPKSSSPPSSLKKAPPFGFKSQQRAKPGTSGTTGSTASASRKKKEKRVGSSGRTATGRPGTSGSAYSPSSLHWIRIYHADKSYMLYNLPLNTSTGELLALLATQAEQGMIRGKNVAINMKLYICERGQDRMLLPSEKPLTIQHRRLLQLGYTEADHLDELGKNDMAMLCRFIYQAPILPTMDPEEESSYDSFEFIDIANRDLQTIPIFLHLHAHDIIILNISKNPMTDIPLDFIQACTSLKELRMSNMALKRVPVSIRASTTLARLDVSCNRIADLESVALHEVETLVSLKVQNNKLTSMPSYFAQMKSLKYLNISNNKFETFPSVVCEMSNLVDLDVSFNNIAELPAKMSDLKSLEKLGLYSNDISKFPESFCTLENLRILDVRRNKITDLTAVYALPNLATLQADNNNIVTLDAQLGANVRQFSVPHNSVTRFTLAPPPNMAVVTYMLTNLDLSYGKISTLADEAFSGLTNLVTLNLNFNQFTKLPATLDRLTKLEVFSCTDNMLNAVPAGFGKLQRLRVINLHNNNLKSLPEDLWACGALEIFNASSNLLDSFVPPPADIESVVARVGSGTSQTSDGRKKYNVPPVGLSIRKLFLADNRLNDDIFHWISLMPCLRIINLSFNEIYEVPPLTLCKCDKLEALYLSGNKLTSLPSEDLETLQSLKALHLNGNKLQTLPSELGAIKTLQHLDVGSNMLRYNIANWPYDWNWNWNTSLRYLNLSGNKRLEIKPTSAHEMTHASAFRKELSDFTALTQLRVLGLMDVTLRIPSLPDESDEKRVRTSFSDINNMAYGISDMLGTIDNLAMFDLVVPHFRGKENECLFGMFGRATATMQGGKIAKHIQEIFSETLTAHLQKLEPGEEPSEALRRTFLWGDRKAFEYFSGKLQLEKERKPSWTSFASFDSMFRGWTPGINSVLRTGASGAVVYLIDKVLHVGSIGDTLVVLSRKGDAELLSKRHDPTDREESARIRKAEAWVSTKGFVNDDKDLDISRAFGYWHECPAVNAAPEIRTRRLQESDEFVIIGNHALWQYCSYQTAVDIARTERDDPMMAAQKLRDFAISYGAEGNVMVMVVNVSDLFPVKGGRARGPSEQAAADASADVEGYTVAKRQVRRRYDEVGDRTLNRLQQEIEPPVGQVAIVFTDIVNSTHLWETNPAMPTAIKMHHNLMRRQLRLDGGYEVKTEGDSFMVSFQSVTAALLWCFNCQIGLLQQEWPRELLEAHDGKVVRDSNGTIVQRGLRVRMGIHWGAPECEKDPITRRMDYYGPMVNRAARINASADGGQLMASQDVLNEIVPLMEYLNSSDEQVLNDLQGDLKREVMELRRIGLELRDMGDRKLKGLEVPERLHLLYPKTLAGRLEISNEIRAEVEVNDVRKAAERQRSVDIDQVCQLSDIALRLEAVCSYNPTPSSPGESPKVMRLHPPASYLGPTIREDMNDEELWTIIESLVGRIENAMSTLYLKNFGEFSTVLAALESATKIDQKLIVHALALMNKAMEKNEENAL, from the exons ATGCCCGTGTTCCGCAGGTCCGCATCTTCGCATAGCACCTCGGAAGCTTCTACTCCACCCTCCATCACAAACGTCTCGGACGGATCTCCTGCTTCAACGAAAAGTGTAACGCGACAAGGGAGGTCGCGCAGCCACGGAGAGAAAGGATCGCCGGCAAGCACATTCTCTTCAAGATTTGGGATTTCCAGACACTTATCCCATCATTCTCCACAACTTCATGAGCGCGAGCAAGGAGAGGTGCCCTCGCCAAGCACGTCGGCGTCAAGGGACATCCCGGTATCATTGGGACCAGAGTTCGGCAGTAGTGAGGCTGGATATGCGTCCAATTTTGGTCAAGAGTCTGCTGGTGAACAGCAGCTCGTACCGGAAACAggtccatcatctcctcgaACCGGACGCTCCTCCCGCCAACCATCAGTTCAAGCTACCGAACCGTCtagtgaagatgagacaACACCCCCCGAAAAGCGACGGGTATCGCCTTTGATGAAACGACTTGGCGAAGAACCTCCGTTTATGCTCCCCCATCCCTCATGCTCAGACTCCACATACCAAGCATATCCCGGTGTAGTCATCGGTGCTTTTGCCGGAGGAGGCCCTGACACGTTGTTTGGCAAGCTAGAGGGCACAATGGATGATATTCTCGATCCGAATGCTGCAAATCAGGGGAGTAGAGGAAGCCAGACTCCAGCAGGAGCAAATATTGCCCCATGGTTGACAGACGATGGTCCTCCATCACGGTCGGAGAATTCGTCCCCAATGTACCCGGCGATGCATGGAAAACCTGTCAAAGGACCTGCAGCAGCACTCAGAGAGAAAGACCTCAGGAAACATTCCACCGTCCTCAATCATTTCGCATCTGTGCCGTCATTGCCAAAGATAAGGCGGCACGTTACGGCGGAGACGGCAACTCCAAATCAAACTCCTCGCGGGTCTACCCATTCCCAGTCCACTCTAGCTTCAAGTTCTGCGAGCGTGAACAATGAAAATCACGAATCTCGTGCTGCTTCCGATGACTCAATCCAGACAACTTTAACACAAAAAGTTCGCCGGCATTCACCAGGGGAATTGGGACACTCGAGTGTCGTGCCCCCGCCAAGCAAAGGCACCAGGCCAGGGAGGTTTGGAAGCACTGCAAGCACTGTCAGTGGGAGTGGAAGTataggagaaaagaagaagagtttaCTTGGAGGGTtcttgaaaaggaagacgaaCCCGCATTTATCTCTCA ATCCAATATCGCATGACTTTGCAGGCTCTGAACATCGTGGGAGTACTGgatccattcctctctctgcatcctcttccaaactGTCCTCTGGTTCGTTATCGTCCCTGCCTTCTAAATCACCATCGTTCACTTCCTCTCCCGAGGCCTTTTCCCGTTCATTCCTACCAGCCAACTATGTACATGAAGGGGCGGTTTCACCTTTGCAGGAAATTAACGAATCGCCTTTCCACTTGGATATGAACCTGGATGATATGGAAGGGATTATTGATCCGGCCAAAGCAGGTTTACCCTCAACGGTTGCATATCGCCCTTCTGCCAGTTCAGAGATAACAACAGATTCTTCTGCAAGCGAGTCTATGCGTCTTGACGAGGCGCTCAACCAGACAAGCAGTTTTGGGACATCTGTTTCTGGCGCCTCTCAAGGCTCTGATGGCACAAAGATGCCAGGTAGGATTGTCCTCGGTGAGGCAGAAAGGTTGTCGGCACCTTTCAACGAGATGGATCCTTTCCAGCAGCATCATCGAGAATCCGCATCTACGACTGGCAGCGACGGCAAACATTTTACTCCACCCAGCCCTCATACCTTATCTCCGAAGCACCACCTCCCACCTACTTCTGCCAATCAGCCCCGTCGGCCTTCTGCACTTCGAAATGTGGAAACCGGTCAGGTTGCTGAAAGTCCCCAGTTACCACATTCAGAAGGGTCAATACAGCCCATCTCGCCATCTTGGGCGCTTAGAAGCGGAATGACCGTTTTTAATGatccattttcctcttcacgCCAGAGGCAGGAACAGACACCAAACACGGCGAGTTTATCGTCGTCTACTGCTACTTATCCATCTGCTGTAGCAGGGCCGGGACCAAGCACATCAAGGTTCCTAGCTACCGCTGCTCCTGCGACAGCCTCAGCAGCTTGGGCGGCTCCAGAAAGTTGGGGTGTTGAAGGTGACGAAGCTCCAGCGGAGGAGACAAGCTCGTCTGACGAGGATGACTGGGCTGGTGTTGACGTTGAGGAAGTTGCTTCAGCTTCACCCACTTCGGAAACCCTTCCGTCCCCTACAGCGTCGCCTACAGCTTCGCCTAAatcgtcatcaccaccttcttctctcaagaAAGCGCCACCGTTTGGATTCAAGTCGCAACAGCGAGCTAAACCTGGGACGTCAGGAACGACAGGCTCGACAGCGTCTGCgtcaaggaaaaagaaggagaagagggttggATCAAGTGGCAGAACAGCGACGGGAAGACCGGGAACCAGTGGAAGTGCTTATAGCCCTTCATCTCTG CACTGGATAAGGATTTATCATGCAGATAAGAGCTACATGCTCTATAATTTGCCTCTGAACACCTCCACTGGCGAGCTATTAGCGCTGCTGGCAACGCAGGCGGAGCAAGGGATGATAAGAGGAAAGAACGTCGCGATAAACATGAAGTTGTATATTTGCGAGCGCGGGCAGG ATCGTATGCTTCTCCCATCTGAGAAACCGTTAACAATTCAGCATCGAAGACTATTACAGCTGGGCTATACCGAAGCAGATCATCTGGACGAGTTAGGAAAGAACGATATGGCTATGCTATGTCGGTTCATTTACCAAGCACCTATCCTACCCACTATGGATCCC gaggaggagagttCTTACGACTCATTCGAATTCATTGATATCGCCAACCGGGATTTACAGACCATCCCGATCTTTTTGCACCTCCACGCTCACGATATTATCATCCTCAATATCTCTAAAAACCCTATGACAGATATTCCACTCGATTTCATCCAGGCTTGTACTAGCTTGAAAGAGCTGCGCATGTCCAATATGGCCTTAAAGAGGGTGCCTGTCAGTATCCGCGCAAGTACTACCCTGGCGAGATTGGACGTTTCGTGTAATCGCATTGCCGACCTTGAGAGTGTGGCCCTTCACGAGGTCGAGACCCTCGTATCACTCAAGGTGCAAAACAACAAGCTCACCTCGATGCCAAGCTACTTTGCGCAGATGAAGAGTCTTAAGTACCTCAACATCTCCAATAATAAGTTCGAAACTTTCCCCTCGGTAGTCTGTGAAATGTCGAACTTAGTGGATTTGGATGTCTCATTCAACAACATCGCAGAGCTTCCGGCAAAAATGTCTGACCTCAAATCACTGGAGAAACTAGGCTTATACAGTAACGATATATCCAAATTCCCCGAGTCTTTCTGTACTCTTGAGAACCTGCGAATTCTTGATGTAAGGAGAAACAAGATAACCGACCTTACTGCAGTGTATGCCTTGCCGAATCTTGCGACTCTTCAAGCCGATAACAACAACATTGTCACGCTCGATGCTCAATTAGGTGCCAATGTTCGGCAATTCTCCGTCCCTCACAATTCGGTCACCCGATTTACACTtgcccctcctccaaacATGGCGGTTGTTACCTACATGCTCACCAATCTTGACCTCTCGTACGGTAAAATCTCAACTCTAGCGGACGAAGCTTTTAGCGGTTTGACCAATCTGGTCaccctcaacctcaacttCAACCAGTTCACAAAACTGCCTGCAACGCTTGATAGATTGACGAAATTGGAGGTGTTTTCGTGCACGGATAACATGCTCAACGCGGTGCCCGCTGGGTTTGGCAAGCTCCAAAGACTTCGTGTGATCAACTTGCACAACAACAATCTCAAGAGTCTTCCGGAAGATCTGTGGGCTTGTGGTGCCCTTGAGATCTTCAATGCCAGCTCAAACTTGCTGGACTCCTttgttcctcctcctgcgGACATAGAATCCGTTGTCGCTCGTGTCGGATCAGGTACTTCACAGACCAGTGATGGTCGGAAAAAATACAATGTGCCGCCGGTTGGATTAAGTATCCGGAAGCTCTTCCTTGCTGACAATAGGCTCAACGACGACATCTTCCATTGGATATCCCTTATGCCTTGTCTGCGCATTATTAATCTCAGTTTTAATGAGATCTATGAGGTTCCGCCACTCACTTTGTGCAAGTGCGACAAACTTGAGGCACTCTATTTGAGTGGAAATAAGTTGACGAGTCTGCCATCTGAGGATCTCGAAACGTTGCAGAGCTTAAAGGCATTGCACCTGAACGGCAACAAACTGCAGACATTGCCCAGTGAACTGGGAGCGATCAAGACATTGCAGCATTTGGATGTTGGGAGCAATATGCTCAGGTATAACATTGCCAACTGGCCTTATGACTGGAACTG GAACTGGAATACTTCACTGCGTTATCTCAACTTGTCCGGAAATAAGCGTCTCGAAATCAAACCCACTTCGGCGCACGAAATGACTCACGCCTCCGCTTTCCGCAAAGAGCTTTCAGACTTCACCGCCCTCACTCAACTTCGCGTCCTTGGTCTGATGGACGTTACCCTCCGtattccttcccttcctgACGAAAGTGACGAAAAACGTGTGCGAACGTCATTCTCAGATATCAACAATATGGCGTATGGCATCTCCGATATGCTGGGGACCATTGACAACCTTGCTATGTTTGACTTGGTAGTGCCACACTtcagaggaaaggagaatgagtgTTTGTTTGGCATGTTTGGGAGAGCAACGGCTACGATGCAAGGCGGAAAGATTGCAAAGCACATCCAAGAAATCTTTTCAGAGACCTTGACGGCCCACTTGCAGAAACTGGAACCTGGAGAAGAACCGAGTGAAGCTTTGAGGAGAACCTTCTTGTGGGGTGATCGTAAGGCTTTCGAATACTTCAGCGGCAAGCTTCAGCTTGAAAAGGAACGCAAGCCATCATGGACGAGTTTCGCTAGCTTTGACAGCATGTTCCGCGGTTGGACACCAGGTATCAACTCTGTCTTGCGCACTGGTGCTTCCGGAGCTGTCGTTTACCTCATAGACAAGGTCCTACATGTAGGAAGTATAGGTGATACGCTTGTCGTGCTTTCGCGCAAGGGCGACGCCGAACTTCTCTCGAAGAGACATGACCCTACAGACCGTGAAGAAAGTGCGCGAATCCGAAAGGCAGAGGCATGGGTGTCGACCAAAGGTTTTGTCAATGACGATAAAGACCTCGACATTTCGCGAGCTTTTGGGTACTGGCACGAGTGTCCTGCTGTCAATGCTGCACCCGAAATCAGGACCCGTCGTCTGCAAGAATCTGATGAGTTTGTAATCATCGGTAACCACGCGTTGTGGCAGTATTGTTCTTACCAAACAGCTGTTGACATTGCAAGGACCGAAAGGGACGACCCAATGATGGCGGCGCAAAAATTGAGAGACTTCGCAATTTCATACGGCGCTGAAGGGAACGTGATGGTCATGGTGGTGAATGTGTCTGATTTGTTCCCGGTCAAAGGTGGTCGAGCACGTGGGCCGTCCGAGCAGGCAGCTGCTGATGCCAGTGCCGATGTGGAAGGATACACGGTTGCAAAGAGGCAGGTCAGGAGAAGGTACGATGAAGTTGGAGACCGAACACTCAACCGACTCCAGCAAGAAATTGAACCCCCTGTTGGCCAAGTGGCGATTGTCTTTACTGATATTGTCAACTCTACTCACCTGTGGGAAACGAACCCCGCGATGCCAACAGCTATCAAAATGCATCACAACCTCATGCGACGACAGCTTCGATTGGACGGTGGATACGAAGTCAAGACAGAAGGAGACTCATTCATGGTGTCGTTCCAATCTGTTACTGCAGCTTTACTATGGTGCTTCAACTGTCAGATTGGCTTGCTTCAACAAGAGTGGCCGAGAGAGCTTCTCGAAGCGCACGATGGAAAGGTGGTGCGCGATTCGAACGGGACGATTGTTCAACGTGGCTTGCGGGTGCGTATGGGTATTCATTGGGGTGCGCCAGAGTGCGAAAAAGATCCGATcacgaggaggatggacTACTACGGTCCCATGGTAAATCGTGCTGCGCGTATCAATGCGAGTGCAGATGGTGGCCAGTTAATGGCGAGCCAAGACGTCCTGAATGAGATTGTGCCACTGATGGAGTATCTAAACTCAAGTGACGAACAAGTGTTGAATGATCTGCAGGGTGAtttgaagagggaagtTATGGAATTGAGGAGGATCGGTCTCGAACTTAGGGACATGGGTGACAGGAAGCTCAAAGGTCTTGAAG TGCCGGAGAGACTTCATCTGCTCTATCCTAAGACCCTAGCCGGTCGATTGGAGATTTCCAACGAGATCCGCGCCGAAGTCGAGGTCAACGATGTTCGCAAAGCTGCGGAACGTCAGCGCAGCGTTGATATTGACCAAGTCTGTCAGCTTTCCGATATCGCCTTGCGATTAGAAGCTGTCTGCTCTTACAACCCTactccatcatcacctgGTGAATCTCCCAAGGTTATGAGGTTGCATCCCCCAGCAAGTTACCTTGGTCCGACTATCAGAGAGGATATGAACGATGAAGAGTTGTGGACGATCATTGAAAGCTTGGTGGGAAGAATTGAAAACGCAATGTCGACTTTG TATCTAAAAAACTTCGGAGAATTTAGTACTGTACTCGCCGCTTTGGAGTCGGCCACGAAAATTGACCAAAAGCTCATCGTGCATGCGTTGGCGTTAATGAACAAGGCGATggaaaaaaatgaagagaacGCGTTATGA